The Mastacembelus armatus chromosome 14, fMasArm1.2, whole genome shotgun sequence genomic interval gtctccaggaaatgaatgaaagtcaATGTAATGATGCTGAGCGAAATGGaaatttgtgtgtatgtatgcatgtatgtctgtaaaaatctgctttttacacatatgtctgtgcatgttgaAAGAGTATCCCTGGTACCTCTGCTATTGGCTCAGCTCGTCTTTGTTTGTTCAGGAATGTGGTACGAATACTGATGAGAAAGtatgcacgcgcacacacacacacggctcaAATGTCATGACATTTTGCCACACATGGATCTTGTCCATTATTCATGAAGCAAAGAGCTTATACCAGAACAGACAACAGAAGGTGTCTCTGTTGGGAAGTTTGGATTTTAGTAAATATTTGCTAATGCTGCATGGATGGACTGTAAAAATTCCAGTAATGTCCAAGGATATTTTCTGCCTCAAGGTTGCACAAGACTTAATTAGAAACACTAGACAGTGCGTTGGTTTATGTTATTTATGGCCCTTAAAGGACAACCCTTTGTGAATACAAAAAAAGCCTTAGGCAAAAGTTCTATGTTTTCTAAGAATATAAACTAGACTCATATGAATctttaaaagcaacaaaatgaTATAATAAAAGAGGACTCCAAGAGCACATATTTATGCAGCCAGGACATAATAAACTAATTATGAGAATATTCATAGAGCAGTGATAGTGAGGATTGTAAGGCTATGATGACAAAATGAAGGCGGAAATGAGGGCGAGGAACAGATTGAGAAAGTGGAGCACTGGGAGATACGCACCACAATGTCTCAGGAGGAGATTGGCTGAAGATATTCTACCAACAGAGTTTTATCAGGACAAGAGGAAGCTTTGGGAGTCAAAGCTCATTGTCAACAGATACAGTCTGGTGCTCAGAACATGTGCTTGCACCAAGACTGAACAAGCAAAGctagaaaagagagaagaaagctATGAAACTTATGAAGAGAAATTTGCTCAAGGCAGCCTAGTTTGAAGAGTGTGAAGCAGAGATAGCCAAGGCTATTGAGAATATATTAAAAGCTCTTGACGTAGCTGGGAGGGCAATGGTGACAGAGTGAAAAGGCAGAGATCTACTGCAAGAACCCATTGATGATGTCCGGGCTGGGAAACATGGGAGGACTTCAAAGCAGAACAGCCTTAACATTCCTGAGCTTTAAAGGGCCCCTGAGTGGGAAGGTTGTTAAAAAAGGACATGGATGGAAGTCAAACAACCTTCAGTTCTAGTGATGTTTGATCTTGACAAATCTCCTGAAACTAGTGAGGTCACTGCCCTTGCCTCTCACACAAGCAGCTACAGCCAGCTTCTATTTTCCTGGACCAGCAGTCGGAGAAGCCAttcatgttttcaaaatacCAAATCTCTTCAGAGTAACACAGAAGAGCAGTGAGGATAGCACATAGCCACTGTACATGGTGTCTATTCAACCCTGACAACTATATTATCTGCTGATGTTTAAAAGAAATTGGAGGCCCTTAGAGCCATTTTCGTTacatgcatgcatttttttaaaaggaattCAAAAACACCTAATATGTAATAAGTAGTAATCATTTCTAATGCTACAAACTGGGCTTGACATGTTTATGTTGATAAGCAGTTCTCATCAAGCAGCTAAAACACATGTTTTTTGAGCTGTTCAAGAGGATGCAAGGTCTCAAAGAACTAAAACAGCAACTTCAGCAACAGCTAAAGTTAAGCCAGGCTTTTGTTACACAGACTCAAGAACAAATAAGATTACAGCTCAGTGGGGGAGTGATAAAAAAGGAGGCACAGACTCAGAAGAGAACACTATTAGCTAAATGCTGGCACAGCTGACCAAAGAACTGGATGAAGACTAAATTGAGCGagaaacagcaaacagcagccagaAAATGACATCTTGAGGAGGAGTCAAACAAAGATCATTTAAAGGGGACTCACTCAAATTCTTATTTTTGCTGACCTTCAGGGGTTTCACCTCTCACCTAACTGCACTAATGTAGACGTGTACTCCAGGGAATGTCAGTACCCCGAGTGTGATGCTGAATGTGCTCAGGGGTGAATCAGACCTGAAACTTTAAACAAGAGAGAGGGTAGTCAAAcacagtttttgtatttttttaaaagttacaCTTTAAGATGAAGCAAATAAGAGAGCGGACATGTGTCAGAGTTGCTTGGAAGGAAATACATAGAGAAGATTCCTGACCATTTAGAGAAGAATAAACTACACAGATCCAACACGTCATTCTGCCTAATTcatgaaaaatatcaaaacatttaatattattccTCAGGATTTATCACTGTCCCAAGCCCATTAACCCTTTGTGTTCTCTGTAGTACGCTTACTGCTACTGCTAAAGAAAATAACTACTGGTATTTAATTTATGTAGGCGGGAGTATGTGTGCGCACATGTATGTCTGACCTCTTCAGCCTCAGCGGGCCTGCATGGCCTGCCCTCTTAAAGTAGATCAGCTTGAAAAAGAACTGAACATACCTTGTTGCCTGGATACAAAAAGCATCATTAGGCACAATTATCAGCCACTTCGGCTCACAATGAACAAGCTTCGTCACAGATTTCAAAACATCATTAATCACAGGAACATATACAGAGCAGGTAAGAGTAGGAGGGAAAGACAGGAGAAGGACACTGGACAGAATTAGAAGAGCACAATAAATTAAGGCAGAGATATGTACAAGGAGCTAGAAGGGGGGAGTTCAATGTAACATTCCTGACACATTTTGAGCTAAAAGTACATGAgcaatttgaaacaaaaaaaaaaaaaaaaaaatcactttactGAACAAAAGCTATGATGTCAGTgacaacacagaacataaaaaagataaattgcCATCAGGCAGCAGCGGGAGGGAAGGGTATTGTCTGTGCTGAGCTACCATCAATACTTCAACTCTGAAAAGTTGCAGGAGAGTAGGAGGCCACAGAAGTTAACAAAAGTGGCAGGACAGTTTTTCATTCCACTGGTAAGACCACTGGGAGTACTtgataaagaaaacagagctgAGGCAAGAGACCATGCAATCACAGACAGAGAATACGGCCTTACTCATTATGCTGCGTATCTCCCTGAAGGTACAGTGGGCTAAATTAAAGAGAACAGAGATCTTGTCAACTTTACCATccagacagagagaagcagagagaaggcaaagagaataaaagggagcaaataaaaagaacagaaaggaGTTTGGGAACAGAGTTGCTGACTTTACTTCAAAAGTGATGTAACTAAGTAGAGGAATATGAAACGTTTTGTTATGCCCGTCTAAAACCATTGTTCTTGAATTTAACACACCATATAcaccataaaatgaaaaaaaaaactataaaatgacatcaaagaaaataaagttttaccAAATGTCAATTAACACGTTGCTACAGTTTTCAACAAATATCCCTGTCGTGCAAGAAAACTTAAATTAACAGTATTATTACCGACCTAAACAATAACCTAAAGTGTGTACAAAAGTTTACACTGTATTTTCACACAATAACCCCACTGTAGTACACCCAGAAACACTGTTTATTGTCGGATATTACAAGTTACAAAACGCAGGCTAACTAGCTAAACTTTTAAAAGTGCTGCTATGTATGTAGTGAGTTTTGTGGTGGTCAAAACCTAACCCTTGTTTTAacttatatttttttacagtttggcAAATTATGTACGCCGAATTTACCACTAGCTGTTCCTGAACACCACCGTATGTAACACCAAGTGTCAATGACTCACTTTGATACTGGAGAAAACCTAAAAACCTAATTATTCTCAGGCAGGTTCTGCACACACTAGGGATGTCGTTCTTTAACCATTTGTTGAGGTTTATTGGCAACGAATATCGGATATAACGACACCCTCGTAAAGTGACAGAATCGGGAAATACGTGTATCATGTCTATGTTCAGACTCCAGTTTTAACACAAATTGTCGTAATCTGGCGTTTGTAGTTTTAAAGTTGCCTACCTTGATGGCCTCCACAAGATGTTCATCACTGCCACTGTTACAGTTGGCCCGGACAACAATAACTTATTGTCTGTTATTTCAATACCACCTTGCATTGTATCTGTCACtttcacagtttttatttaccttATAAATGCATTACACTAGCCTGGATTATTTTAGCTAGgtaaaaaactgcaaaaactaACTAGCTCAAATTTTTACAGCGCGCCCAAAAAACCGTCCAATCTCGCGATATCAAATAACCCCTCCCTCTtatacttttttacttttattgaatttaattcaattttttgTTCATAGACATACATAGTAAACAGTCACTGGCACAGCGGATAAAAAAGCCAATTtccagatttttgttttctaaaccTAAACTTCACTCTGTACAGTTCTGCTTTTCACAATGTCACAATGAAAATAGTTTCCTCCACTCTGAATGTAACACAAGTGGCCATGCACACATATGCTGTATGGTGAAATACATAACCATGagggggagaggaagaaggggaGAGCTGTCAGATAAGACAGgaatgagagagaaatgaaCACACACTACTGGGTGATGAAAAGAGTGTGTGCTGACCTCTTGCTTTCATTTTGGTCATGGTCAATTATTCTGCtctttgaagtgtctttttGCTTTGTCATAGATCAAGTCAAGACACAACCCAAATACAAAAGAGCCTCTTTCCTTCTGTGGCTCACCAAAGCAAAGATTGTGAACATTTCTACATCACAATGCTCAGGCACATCTTCTAGTCAGGTTGGTGCCATGCAATAATTTGCAGTGGAACACTATTAGCAGCATTAACATAGAGTGGAGGAGGGCTGGCTCTCGGCTGTCTTTATGAAAGCTGATTATGTGGAGTTTAATTTCATCAGATAAGGATGCCTTCATTTAGGAGCAGACACAGCTCCTGGCAATGAACCTGACAAGGATTCAGTGAGACAAGCACTCCCCCTGCTGTTACTATGCTTTACAGTCTGGTCAGTATAGTTAGTTACTTATATAGTTATTTATGTATAATGTAAAATCACCTCAGCCCCAAAACCAGCTAAGGCAATGTCATAAAAGAGTTTTCTGTTaactgttctgtttctgttttctgttttgggtGTGTGAGTCAATTTGGGGGTTCATAATGACCTTAGCTTCCCACTGGGTGtgaaaaaatggcaaaatcaaTAACTATTATTTGCAATTGTCATTTCATAGAAGCATGTTCTGAATCTGGGCTCTTGTAGTAAACTGCTGGCCTTGACTCAGACCTGGAGAagtgctctctgtctttcttttagTATCAGCCAAAGTTTTTTTGAAGTTTCCTATGAATATATTTGAAAGCTGTGTCAGCAAGCACCTGCTGCAGTGAACTGTCCTGGCAGCTCCACTGGGCAAAAGACAAATTTGTCCTGCTGgtcatttaaataataaatgcagaagtgtgtttctgttgttttacaaTAAatctcactctttttttttcctcctggaAATCAATGCAGAACGTCAGCCAGGATGTCAGGGATGGATGTCCCGTTGGTGGACCACAATGAGACTGGAATCTCTCCAATAGACAATGGAACCTTCCTCCGTTTCTCCCCAACCTCTGCCTCTACGTCTGCAGCTGCCTCATCACCAGGACGTCCTGGCAAcgtttatgtttatgtgtggcTTTTCCTCGGCCTGCTGGTGTTCCTGTTGACGCTGCTCATCATCTCCCTCCACAGGCTGAAGAacatcatctcctcctcctcctctgtcccaGACTGCAGCAGTGAGGGAGGGAGCTCCTTCACCAACATGGAAATCTGTAGCATCTCATCTCAGAGGTCCACCATCTCTTCGTTGTCCACCTGAGGGAGATGGGTGGGatgacacacgcacacatatggTCATGTGTGTTTACTCTAGCATGCATGCTTACATGCAAATAACAAGCAAGCATGCACATAGGCCCAGCCCCACATCACTGTGACATATTAACATACACCACCAGCCAGGAAGGAACTGACAGCGGGACTTTACACTTCATGCATGCATATTCTGTTCCAGGTGATCCAGTGGGTCAGGTGGCACAGGGGATGTATAGCTCACATTGTGAGAAAAGGGTATTAAGGGGTGACTGAACACTTCTGAGACACATTTCAGCAGACAACTGACAAATGAACCTGTGAAACTGCCTTCCATCTGCAGGAAAAAGCATACTGACGAACTATTatcctccttcctccttttttGTAAAAGTAATTTCTTGTACTGTACTTGTCATATTTACTGTAGAGCAAATAAGATTGTTTCGAAGTGAAGCTTTGTACAGCATGTTCCACAATGTCTCTAGACTACACTGCAAAATCTGCATTAAATAAGAATAAAGTCCATTATCTTGTACAGAAATGTATACTGGTGTCTTAGATGTTCAGGATGATTTTAGCATGCTGTaactcatttttttaaaaccataacAAAGGCTATAATACGTTGAAAAATGCCAAACTAGTTCATGATCCCCCAGGTTGTGTGGCAAGAAGGTTGCACGGAGGAGATGATAGACATGGTGGTGTGgatgtgaaagagagaaagaaatgaaggtGGTAGACTTTCGACAGACAGAAAGCCTCTGACTGCAGCTCAAGAACCCAGGTCAAAACTGTCACAAACTACAAGATGAAATTCTGGTTGTGAAAGACAGGCCTACCACCGGAACGGATTACCCTCTCTTGCCTGTCAGCTCAAACGAGAACGAGAGCACTGTGCAGCTGTCAGCGTCATGTGTATTCCAGAGTTAAGCTACAGAAATGGTTGTTTCTGCACAAAACATGtacttttgttttaataatgtgaGATGCAGTTTCTATGACACGGcaacaaaaattatttaaagattGGTTcatacatctttgtttttttttgttttttttaatcaaattcaATGGCAACCAACACTGTAAGCTCAGAAAGTAGTGATGATTGTCAA includes:
- the sertm1 gene encoding serine-rich and transmembrane domain-containing protein 1, translating into MSGMDVPLVDHNETGISPIDNGTFLRFSPTSASTSAAASSPGRPGNVYVYVWLFLGLLVFLLTLLIISLHRLKNIISSSSSVPDCSSEGGSSFTNMEICSISSQRSTISSLST